One Pseudomonas abieticivorans genomic region harbors:
- a CDS encoding VOC family protein: MNIIGPDYLVFGVDDVQACVQYLTDYGLKPLGIDASGGYLEALDGTGILIRHRDDAGLPAAMGTASTLRETVYGVADEGTLQAIETELRKDREVRRGDDGVLRAVDDMGFALGFQITRRRELALPGEVSNAPGSATLRPVNDLGASNDMPALPRSLSHVVCFVPDAEKAEAFYTRLGFVCTDRFIGTGPFLRPAGTLDHHTLFFIQTPPFMKGIEHFTFHMAGPTEVMLAGSRFVEKGYESFWGPGRHQLGSNWFWYFNSPLGCHVEYDADMDLHDDSWAPRTAPSSADTSQYFLFRHTEKWMPGGKPE, from the coding sequence ATGAATATCATCGGACCCGATTACCTGGTGTTTGGCGTCGACGACGTGCAAGCCTGCGTGCAATACCTCACCGACTACGGCTTGAAACCCTTGGGCATTGACGCCAGCGGCGGCTACCTGGAAGCCCTGGACGGCACCGGCATCCTGATCCGCCACCGCGACGACGCAGGCCTGCCGGCCGCCATGGGCACCGCCAGCACCCTGCGCGAAACCGTGTACGGCGTCGCCGACGAAGGCACCCTGCAGGCCATCGAAACCGAGCTGCGCAAAGACCGTGAAGTACGCCGCGGCGACGACGGCGTGTTGCGCGCGGTCGACGACATGGGCTTTGCCCTGGGCTTCCAGATCACCCGGCGACGTGAGTTGGCGCTGCCCGGCGAAGTCAGCAACGCCCCGGGCTCGGCCACCCTGCGCCCCGTCAACGACCTGGGCGCCAGCAACGACATGCCGGCCCTGCCCCGCAGCCTGTCCCACGTGGTGTGCTTTGTGCCGGATGCCGAAAAAGCCGAGGCGTTCTACACGCGCTTGGGCTTTGTGTGCACCGACCGCTTCATTGGCACCGGGCCGTTCCTGCGCCCGGCCGGCACCCTGGACCACCACACGCTGTTTTTCATCCAGACACCACCGTTCATGAAAGGCATCGAGCACTTCACCTTCCACATGGCCGGGCCCACCGAGGTCATGCTCGCCGGCAGCCGCTTTGTCGAGAAAGGCTACGAATCGTTCTGGGGCCCGGGCCGCCATCAGCTCGGTTCCAACTGGTTCTGGTACTTCAACAGCCCCCTGGGCTGCCACGTGGAGTACGACGCCGACATGGACCTGCACGACGACAGCTGGGCACCTCGCACCGCGCCCTCCAGCGCCGACACCTCGCAGTACTTCCTGTTCCGGCACACCGAGAAATGGATGCCGGGCGGCAAACCCGAGTGA
- a CDS encoding Rieske (2Fe-2S) protein translates to MRPAIFLCAQASLAEGCARGFDPYGEGRDSLVLVRWQGRLNAWRNRCPHQHASLQYRKDRFMSADGQHLVCFAHGALFVPGTGVCVLGPCLGQSLQPKALSLDEHGGVWLAPALET, encoded by the coding sequence GTGCGCCCGGCGATTTTCCTGTGCGCCCAAGCCAGCCTGGCCGAGGGCTGCGCGCGCGGCTTCGACCCTTACGGCGAGGGCCGCGACAGCCTGGTACTGGTGCGCTGGCAAGGGCGCCTGAACGCCTGGCGCAACCGCTGCCCGCACCAGCACGCGAGCCTGCAGTACCGCAAGGACCGCTTCATGTCCGCAGACGGCCAGCACCTGGTCTGCTTTGCCCACGGCGCACTGTTTGTGCCCGGCACCGGGGTGTGCGTGCTGGGCCCGTGCCTGGGGCAGTCGTTGCAGCCCAAGGCCCTCTCGCTGGATGAACACGGTGGGGTCTGGCTGGCCCCGGCCCTTGAAACCTGA
- a CDS encoding epoxide hydrolase family protein, translated as MSITPFTLAIPQDALGDLRQRLQNTRLPSSLPGQGWSEGMDLEVLHDLLAYWANGFDWPAQQARLNELSHFMAELNGQSIHFIHQRGQGPAPMPLVLTHGWPGSFVEMQSILALLADPASHGGDAGDAFHVVVPSLPGYTLSPAPAHKGTGPYEVAGLWAELMTQLGYDRFGAQGGDIGAGVSSWLGVRYPERLTGIHLNYIPGAYRPALDLHPATEQEQGYLKRAAEFFETQGAYSHIQRTKPQSLAVGLNDSPAGLLAWMAEKMLGWSDSPGIDRDTLLTNVALYWFTQCIGSSFRQYVEGSLRPLALADGQRILPPVGVAVFPGELPMPPRSWVARGYNLQRWREMPKGGHFAALEQPQLLAEEIRAFFRPMRQLEA; from the coding sequence ACACCCGCTTGCCGTCGAGCTTGCCAGGCCAGGGGTGGAGCGAGGGCATGGACCTGGAAGTGCTCCATGACCTGCTGGCGTACTGGGCAAACGGCTTTGACTGGCCCGCCCAGCAGGCCCGGCTCAATGAGTTGTCGCACTTCATGGCCGAACTCAACGGCCAGTCGATCCATTTCATCCACCAACGCGGCCAAGGCCCGGCACCGATGCCTTTGGTGCTGACCCACGGCTGGCCAGGCTCGTTCGTCGAAATGCAGAGCATCCTGGCGCTGCTGGCCGACCCTGCCAGCCATGGCGGCGATGCTGGCGATGCGTTCCATGTGGTGGTGCCATCGCTGCCCGGCTACACCTTGTCGCCCGCGCCGGCCCACAAGGGCACCGGGCCTTATGAGGTTGCCGGCCTATGGGCCGAGCTGATGACGCAACTGGGCTATGACCGATTTGGCGCGCAAGGCGGTGATATCGGTGCGGGCGTGTCGAGTTGGCTGGGCGTGCGCTACCCCGAACGGCTGACGGGCATCCACCTGAACTATATCCCGGGCGCCTACCGGCCCGCGTTGGACCTGCACCCGGCCACGGAGCAGGAGCAGGGCTACCTGAAACGCGCCGCCGAATTTTTTGAGACTCAAGGCGCCTACTCACACATCCAACGCACCAAACCCCAGAGCCTGGCGGTCGGCCTGAACGATTCACCTGCCGGGCTACTGGCCTGGATGGCGGAAAAAATGCTCGGCTGGAGCGATTCGCCGGGTATTGATCGCGACACGCTGCTGACTAATGTCGCGCTGTATTGGTTCACGCAATGCATTGGTTCGTCCTTTCGACAGTACGTGGAAGGCAGCTTGCGGCCACTGGCGTTGGCCGACGGCCAACGCATCCTGCCGCCGGTGGGCGTGGCGGTGTTTCCGGGCGAGTTGCCCATGCCGCCACGCAGTTGGGTGGCGCGCGGCTACAACCTGCAGCGCTGGCGCGAAATGCCCAAGGGCGGCCATTTCGCCGCCCTTGAGCAACCCCAGTTGCTGGCCGAGGAGATCCGCGCGTTTTTCAGGCCAATGCGACAGCTTGAAGCGTGA
- a CDS encoding FAD-dependent oxidoreductase, which produces MSEVNKVLIVGGGIGGLCAAIALRRQGVAVDLVEIKSDWTVYGVGIIQQSNVVREMANLGVLDRYLDAAYAFEDVGIYNLEGQPLARIPGQRLAGPQYPANVGISRLALHKVLSGAAIEQGAQVRLGLSVEAFEQDAHGVDVTFTDGSQGRYGLLVGADGVYSKIRGMLFGDRYKPRFTGQSVWRYNFKRDPSIDHLASFVGAEGNAGLVPLSEDLMYLFSTSHEPQNPWFEPGQLAELMRERLRNIGGLIGELREQITDPSQVVYKPMEVLFVDEPWFKGRVLLIGDAAHATTPHLGQGAGMAIEDALVLSLELAGTGDMQAKLQRFMARRFERCKFISEKSILAGDREMARDQSFDRIGLTKQMLALTAEPI; this is translated from the coding sequence ATGAGCGAAGTCAACAAAGTGTTGATCGTGGGTGGTGGGATTGGCGGCCTGTGCGCAGCCATCGCGTTGCGCCGCCAAGGTGTGGCGGTGGACCTGGTGGAGATCAAGTCGGACTGGACGGTGTATGGCGTGGGCATCATCCAGCAGAGCAACGTGGTGCGCGAAATGGCTAACCTGGGCGTGCTGGACCGCTACCTGGATGCGGCCTACGCCTTCGAGGACGTCGGTATCTACAACCTTGAGGGCCAGCCGCTGGCGCGCATCCCCGGCCAGCGCCTGGCCGGCCCGCAGTACCCGGCCAACGTCGGCATCTCGCGCCTGGCCTTGCATAAAGTGCTCAGCGGCGCGGCTATCGAACAGGGTGCGCAAGTGCGCTTGGGGCTTAGCGTGGAGGCGTTCGAGCAGGACGCGCACGGCGTAGACGTGACCTTCACCGACGGCAGCCAAGGCCGCTACGGTTTGCTGGTGGGCGCCGATGGCGTGTATTCGAAAATCCGCGGCATGCTCTTTGGCGACCGCTACAAACCCCGCTTCACCGGGCAATCGGTGTGGCGCTACAACTTCAAGCGGGACCCCTCGATCGATCACCTGGCCAGCTTCGTCGGGGCCGAGGGCAATGCCGGCCTGGTGCCGCTGTCCGAAGACCTGATGTACCTGTTCTCCACCTCCCACGAACCGCAGAACCCCTGGTTTGAGCCCGGCCAGCTGGCCGAACTGATGCGCGAGCGCCTGCGCAACATCGGCGGCCTGATCGGCGAGTTGCGCGAGCAGATCACCGATCCAAGCCAAGTGGTGTACAAGCCCATGGAAGTGCTGTTCGTCGATGAACCGTGGTTCAAGGGCCGCGTGCTGCTGATCGGCGACGCCGCCCACGCCACCACGCCGCACCTGGGGCAGGGCGCAGGCATGGCCATCGAGGATGCGCTGGTGCTGAGCCTTGAACTGGCAGGTACAGGTGACATGCAGGCCAAGTTGCAGCGCTTCATGGCGCGCCGGTTCGAGCGCTGCAAGTTCATCAGCGAGAAATCGATCCTGGCCGGCGACCGCGAAATGGCTCGCGACCAGAGCTTTGATCGCATCGGCCTGACCAAGCAGATGCTCGCACTCACCGCCGAACCCATTTAA
- a CDS encoding alpha/beta hydrolase family protein → MFRYFPTNYVWNLSVDLSIEMGARIGEIEEMCAPLQDSAKQPDAAGTQAFRQTWSNMADKLCGLAAEDEARGRLLSAGEKYNRAANYYLTCERLQAHGAPGREALYQRFLETFDRGIRLSAENCERVEIPYEGTHLAGLYTRAEGVNGPAPILVQVNGLDSTKEMKYRVGLPAWLAKRGVSSLVIDQPGTGEALRLQGLTARFDSEHWASRVVDWLQTRPEIDPKRIGLEGVSLGGYYCPRAVAFEPRFACGVVWGANHDWRDVQKRRLANEGNLPVPHYWAHVRWVWGAKDMDEFMTIAEHVHLDGILDRIKVPFLVTHGEKDSQIPLKWAQRTYEQLVNSPQRELKIFTQREGGVQHSSFDNSINAGQYIADWVSETLGGRTA, encoded by the coding sequence ATGTTTCGCTACTTCCCCACCAACTACGTCTGGAACCTGTCAGTCGACCTGTCGATCGAGATGGGCGCCCGCATTGGCGAAATCGAAGAAATGTGCGCGCCGCTGCAAGACAGCGCCAAGCAGCCCGATGCCGCCGGCACCCAGGCGTTTCGCCAGACCTGGTCAAACATGGCCGACAAACTGTGCGGCCTGGCCGCCGAAGACGAGGCCCGCGGGCGGCTGCTTTCGGCCGGCGAGAAATACAACCGCGCCGCCAACTACTACCTCACCTGCGAACGCCTGCAAGCCCACGGCGCGCCCGGCCGCGAGGCGTTGTACCAGCGTTTCCTGGAAACCTTCGACCGTGGCATCCGGCTGTCGGCGGAAAACTGCGAGCGCGTCGAAATCCCTTACGAGGGCACGCACCTGGCAGGCCTGTACACCCGCGCCGAGGGCGTGAACGGCCCGGCACCGATCCTGGTGCAGGTCAATGGCCTGGACTCCACCAAAGAAATGAAATACCGCGTGGGCCTGCCCGCCTGGCTGGCCAAGCGCGGCGTGTCTTCGTTGGTGATCGACCAGCCCGGCACCGGCGAGGCCCTGCGCCTGCAGGGCTTGACTGCCCGCTTTGACAGCGAGCACTGGGCCAGCCGCGTGGTGGACTGGCTGCAAACGCGCCCTGAGATCGACCCCAAGCGCATTGGCCTTGAGGGCGTGTCATTGGGCGGCTACTACTGCCCGCGCGCCGTGGCCTTCGAGCCGCGCTTTGCCTGCGGGGTGGTGTGGGGCGCCAACCATGACTGGCGCGACGTGCAAAAGCGCCGCCTGGCCAACGAAGGCAACCTGCCGGTGCCGCACTACTGGGCCCACGTGCGCTGGGTGTGGGGCGCCAAGGACATGGACGAGTTCATGACCATCGCCGAGCACGTGCACCTGGACGGCATCCTGGACCGCATCAAGGTGCCCTTTTTGGTGACCCACGGCGAAAAAGACAGCCAGATCCCGCTCAAGTGGGCCCAGCGTACCTACGAGCAACTGGTCAACAGCCCCCAGCGCGAACTCAAGATCTTTACCCAGCGCGAAGGCGGCGTGCAGCACTCAAGCTTTGACAACAGCATCAATGCCGGCCAGTACATCGCCGACTGGGTCAGCGAAACCCTCGGCGGCCGTACGGCCTGA